The Thermoflavifilum sp. genome contains a region encoding:
- a CDS encoding YeeE/YedE thiosulfate transporter family protein, protein MIHWLQQPWPWYVAGPLIGLSVPLLLVMGNKRLGISSSLRHICAACIPGKIPFLQYNWKQQRWNLYFVLGILIGGFLAGYVFANPHPVAVSQHTQAMLQQWHIQEGAGLLPEQWFNWHQLLSWQGLMLTVVGGFLVGFGTRYAGGCTSGHGIFGLSSLQWPSLVATASFFLGGIISAHWILPLLFK, encoded by the coding sequence ATGATACACTGGCTGCAACAACCCTGGCCCTGGTATGTGGCCGGTCCACTCATCGGCTTGAGCGTGCCCCTCTTGCTGGTCATGGGCAATAAACGGCTTGGTATTTCATCGTCTCTGCGCCATATTTGTGCGGCTTGCATACCCGGCAAGATTCCATTTTTGCAATATAACTGGAAACAACAACGCTGGAATCTGTATTTCGTCCTGGGCATACTCATCGGGGGCTTTCTGGCGGGATATGTATTTGCTAATCCACATCCGGTGGCGGTTTCGCAACATACGCAGGCCATGTTGCAACAATGGCATATTCAAGAGGGAGCCGGACTTTTGCCGGAGCAGTGGTTCAACTGGCATCAGCTGTTGAGCTGGCAGGGGTTGATGCTGACTGTAGTAGGTGGATTTCTGGTAGGCTTCGGCACCCGGTATGCGGGTGGTTGTACATCCGGACACGGTATTTTCGGGCTTTCCAGTTTGCAATGGCCCTCATTGGTGGCTACAGCATCGTTTTTCCTTGGTGGCATCATCAGTGCCCACTGGATTTTACCGCTATTATTCAAGTAA
- the msrA gene encoding peptide-methionine (S)-S-oxide reductase MsrA, whose product MTAQTKKPLDTATFAEGCFWCTEAFFQQLDGVVEVIPGYTGGHVPNPTYEMVCSDTTGHAEACNIIYDPEKISYEELLKAFWYSHDPTQLNRQGNDVGSQYRSAIFYHNDYQRRLAETYKKRLDASGAWDKPIVTTIEPYTVFYPAEDYHRDYYNRHPDQPYCQFVIRPKLEKFEKVFKDKLKKSH is encoded by the coding sequence ATGACAGCGCAGACAAAGAAACCATTAGACACGGCCACCTTTGCAGAAGGCTGCTTCTGGTGTACGGAAGCCTTTTTTCAGCAGTTAGATGGAGTGGTGGAGGTGATTCCCGGCTACACGGGTGGTCATGTACCCAATCCCACTTACGAAATGGTATGCAGCGACACCACCGGTCATGCCGAAGCCTGCAACATCATTTACGATCCGGAAAAAATCAGTTACGAGGAATTGCTGAAAGCTTTCTGGTATAGCCATGACCCTACGCAGCTCAACCGTCAGGGAAACGATGTGGGTTCACAATACCGGTCGGCCATTTTTTACCACAACGACTATCAGCGCAGGCTGGCTGAAACCTACAAAAAACGGCTCGACGCTTCGGGGGCATGGGATAAACCGATTGTCACCACCATCGAACCTTATACCGTATTTTATCCGGCGGAAGATTATCATCGCGATTATTACAATCGGCATCCCGATCAGCCTTATTGCCAGTTTGTGATCAGGCCGAAACTGGAGAAGTTTGAAAAGGTGTTTAAAGACAAATTGAAAAAGTCGCACTGA
- a CDS encoding DUF1080 domain-containing protein, with product MKWHIFLCASVMGSICLMDAAIAQEQHFLTSPPPENKHMKPEETEYYSPVPPVVTPGNACGEAPSDAIMLFDGKDLHNWVSANDTTKPAAWTVHDGVMTVKPGTGNIQTRQRFMDYQLHLEWREPVESADHVGQDRGNSGLFLASVGPGDDGYELQILDSYHNKTYVNGQCGSIYKQYPPLVNACRPPGEWQSYDVIWIAPRFNPDGSLKSPARVTAFQNGVLIQNDVVLKGRTLYIGHPYYSPHGPSPIKLQDHHHLVSFRNIWVRPLHLAE from the coding sequence ATGAAATGGCATATTTTTTTATGTGCATCCGTTATGGGCAGCATTTGCCTTATGGATGCAGCGATTGCTCAGGAACAGCATTTCCTCACATCTCCACCGCCGGAAAACAAGCATATGAAGCCTGAAGAAACAGAATATTATTCGCCCGTACCTCCTGTGGTTACGCCTGGAAACGCATGCGGAGAGGCACCTTCTGATGCTATTATGCTTTTTGATGGAAAGGATTTGCATAACTGGGTAAGTGCCAATGACACAACAAAGCCTGCAGCATGGACGGTTCATGATGGCGTGATGACGGTGAAGCCCGGTACGGGTAATATCCAGACCCGCCAGCGATTCATGGATTATCAATTGCATCTGGAATGGCGTGAACCCGTGGAATCTGCTGATCATGTAGGTCAGGATCGAGGCAATAGCGGTTTGTTTCTGGCATCGGTGGGACCTGGAGATGACGGATATGAACTACAGATTCTTGATTCCTATCATAATAAAACCTATGTTAATGGTCAGTGTGGAAGTATTTACAAACAATATCCTCCACTGGTAAATGCCTGTCGGCCTCCCGGTGAATGGCAAAGCTACGATGTAATCTGGATCGCTCCCCGATTCAATCCCGATGGCAGCCTGAAAAGCCCTGCACGTGTTACTGCTTTTCAAAATGGAGTTCTTATTCAAAATGATGTCGTCTTAAAAGGTAGAACCCTTTATATCGGTCATCCATATTATTCGCCGCACGGCCCATCACCCATCAAATTGCAGGATCATCATCATCTGGTGAGCTTCCGCAATATATGGGTCAGACCTCTGCATCTTGCGGAATGA
- a CDS encoding DUF6691 family protein gives MTEETLTHTPPTPQQEIKIKSTRRAIPDWVFVFPGIYFGWVLTKGEAISWYRITEMFYFQGFHMYGIFMTAIPTGALGIWLIRKLRIKALNGEPIEIPKKRFHKGYIIGGLIFGLGWALTGACPGPLYAQIGTGFTVVILTLLSAIFGTRVYARWKDKLPH, from the coding sequence ATGACGGAAGAAACACTTACCCATACACCACCCACCCCGCAACAGGAAATAAAAATAAAAAGTACCAGGCGAGCTATTCCCGACTGGGTGTTTGTATTTCCGGGTATCTATTTTGGCTGGGTACTGACCAAAGGTGAAGCTATCTCCTGGTATCGCATCACGGAAATGTTTTACTTTCAGGGATTTCACATGTACGGTATTTTCATGACGGCCATTCCCACCGGTGCGCTGGGCATCTGGCTGATTCGAAAGCTGCGGATCAAGGCCTTAAACGGTGAACCCATCGAGATTCCTAAAAAACGTTTTCACAAAGGTTATATCATAGGCGGATTGATTTTCGGGTTGGGATGGGCGCTTACGGGAGCCTGCCCGGGTCCATTATATGCCCAGATTGGCACAGGATTTACCGTTGTCATCCTCACGCTGTTGAGCGCTATCTTCGGCACCCGGGTATATGCCCGATGGAAAGATAAATTGCCGCATTAA
- a CDS encoding glycoside hydrolase family 9 protein — protein MKMYKGICIWIACVTGRVLCAQQLSFGQNAVNDNGFEVIRYNQLGYATYGPKIAVWASQKHRVPDSFFLCRADDGQCVWSGKCSHDFGGYGPFQHTARLDFTVYGVPGKYVLKAGNAISQAFFIRDDPYHGLADFCLQYLRAQQCGFNPVLRDSCHTHDGYTLYGPMPDSTHMDVVGGWHDASDYLRYVTTSATTTYYLLAAYRDFPEVFTDNCQDNGLPGKNGIADVLDEARWGLNWLLKMHPRPDWMFNQVADDRDHQGFRLPDRDSADYGRGLERPVYFCNGLPQGTTRYQNHTTGVASTAGKMAACFALGAMLWKDKDSAFASRLRQKAFSAYRFGQEKPGYCQTAPHLAPYYYAEQDWQDDMELAAALLWQMSGQPEFLRAAWHDADADPLKPWMGADTALHYQWYPFFNAGHAELIAHIRKASERRKGLAYYRKGIEAVWQKARRNAFYRGIPFIWCSNNLTAAFAMQCWLYRHLSGDTTYRALEQACVDWLLGCNPWGTSFIIGFPENGIAPHDPHSAFSHLAHIPIKGGLVDGPVYGSIFHSLIGIHLSRPDDFAPFQSDLAVYHDDWADYSTNEPTLDGTATALYFFAALEAEDEKY, from the coding sequence ATGAAGATGTACAAAGGCATTTGTATATGGATAGCGTGTGTGACGGGCAGGGTGTTATGTGCACAGCAACTATCGTTCGGCCAGAATGCTGTAAACGATAATGGATTTGAAGTAATCCGCTATAATCAACTGGGATATGCTACGTATGGTCCTAAGATAGCCGTCTGGGCTTCACAAAAGCATCGGGTTCCAGATTCTTTTTTTCTGTGCAGGGCCGATGATGGGCAATGCGTGTGGAGCGGAAAATGCAGTCATGATTTTGGGGGATATGGTCCTTTTCAGCATACAGCTCGACTTGATTTTACCGTTTATGGTGTACCCGGAAAGTATGTGTTGAAAGCCGGAAATGCGATTAGCCAGGCGTTTTTCATTCGCGATGATCCGTATCACGGATTGGCCGATTTTTGTTTGCAATATCTACGGGCGCAACAATGCGGATTTAACCCTGTTTTACGTGATTCCTGTCATACCCACGATGGATATACCCTCTATGGTCCGATGCCCGACAGCACCCATATGGATGTGGTGGGTGGATGGCACGATGCGAGTGACTATCTACGCTATGTAACCACTTCTGCAACGACAACTTATTATCTGCTGGCCGCCTATCGTGATTTTCCGGAAGTGTTTACCGATAACTGCCAGGATAATGGACTTCCGGGCAAAAACGGCATTGCAGATGTCCTGGATGAAGCGCGATGGGGATTGAACTGGTTGTTGAAAATGCATCCGCGGCCGGATTGGATGTTCAATCAGGTGGCCGACGATCGCGATCATCAAGGATTTCGCCTGCCCGATCGCGATTCGGCGGATTATGGTCGAGGGCTGGAACGGCCCGTATATTTCTGTAACGGATTACCGCAGGGCACCACACGCTATCAGAACCATACCACCGGCGTGGCTTCCACAGCCGGTAAGATGGCCGCCTGCTTTGCCTTAGGGGCTATGTTGTGGAAAGATAAAGACAGCGCTTTCGCCTCTCGTCTGCGCCAGAAAGCCTTTTCGGCATATCGTTTCGGACAGGAAAAACCAGGCTATTGCCAGACCGCACCTCATCTGGCACCATATTACTATGCCGAGCAGGACTGGCAGGATGATATGGAGCTCGCCGCGGCGCTGCTGTGGCAGATGAGCGGACAACCCGAATTTCTCAGGGCGGCATGGCATGATGCCGATGCCGATCCGCTGAAACCCTGGATGGGAGCCGATACGGCCCTGCATTATCAATGGTATCCGTTTTTTAATGCCGGTCATGCCGAGTTGATCGCACATATTCGAAAAGCAAGCGAGCGAAGAAAAGGGCTCGCCTATTACCGCAAAGGCATCGAGGCCGTCTGGCAAAAAGCCAGGCGGAATGCATTCTATCGAGGTATTCCCTTTATCTGGTGTTCCAATAATTTAACGGCCGCCTTTGCCATGCAATGCTGGCTCTATCGTCATCTTTCCGGCGATACCACTTATCGTGCGCTGGAGCAGGCCTGTGTGGACTGGCTGTTAGGATGTAATCCCTGGGGAACTTCATTCATCATAGGATTTCCGGAAAATGGCATTGCTCCACACGATCCGCATTCCGCTTTTTCACATCTGGCACATATACCCATAAAAGGTGGACTGGTCGATGGGCCGGTGTATGGAAGCATTTTTCACAGCTTGATCGGCATTCATCTTTCTCGACCCGACGACTTCGCACCGTTTCAATCGGATCTGGCTGTTTATCATGACGACTGGGCCGATTATTCTACCAATGAGCCCACCCTCGACGGCACAGCCACGGCATTGTATTTCTTTGCCGCACTGGAAGCGGAAGATGAAAAATATTAA
- a CDS encoding AsmA-like C-terminal region-containing protein, which translates to MKIVKYLFIAIGILLLILLAAPFVLKKPIVRALQQQMNRQLNATIHFDPDIGLNFFRHFPNADLRIDSLTIINHTPFEGDTLLYIDHLHVVVDLSSLWKGNTYQIRMVELDRPYIQLLVNEQGKANWDITQPSSSTEKSTSTSSFRAALQRYVVQNGQVVYADTSLRFFLRLNGLNHTGNGDFTKEVFNLQTHSDIQSLYLAYAGIPYLNHVHTRVDVNLQVDVPHQRYSFEKGTAYLNGLTLLSDGFVALPDTQNVEMDIRFHTQQSDFKHLLSLIPAIYQKNFEQLKASGTASIEGRIQGVYNYQRIPAFYLQLLVQNGMFQYPSLPDALRQVNMLVEVQNKDGILDHTTINLQRLHLEMNQQPLDAHLLITNPQTSMFIDGALHGKLDLSNISKIYPLDKQTRLKGLLDADVQLKGSLTSLQHKQYDQFQAKGYVLLNNINYQSAAFPHGLSIPIAKLLFSPAQVTLSQLQAQIGRTDIQAKGTLNQFYAYLFGKGPLQGNLNLRSRLIDLNEFMSTSPEQRPDTTSAVKAIVIPRNVNFTLTADIGRFIYSNYDVKQIQGKLSIANGTLQLQQIQSHMLGGDVILSGMYNTQDPERPETHVELSAKDLLIPQVLQTVTIAQSFLPLQQLIQGKFSGNLSLSTFLSDKWMPILSTVNSTGMLQADNLNLLEFIPLQKLATATGLDLLTKTQWPSVHFGFHIDSGYLFVHPFQLVTDSVQMTIAGKNGLNKQIDYTIQMIIPGSKLGKANTALHQLIDRANAVAGVQLQSGDKIHLNVHLTGTLFQPQLTLDLAPVTSSVQQAITTAAQKKFQEEKQKLMQHLIPSDSQHVIPHGGAASDTVSVKHEIQQTIQQTIQKRLNQFLKKKKDTTGG; encoded by the coding sequence ATGAAAATAGTTAAGTACCTTTTTATTGCCATTGGCATATTACTCCTCATCCTGCTTGCCGCACCATTTGTGTTGAAAAAGCCCATTGTACGAGCATTACAGCAGCAAATGAATCGTCAGTTAAATGCAACTATTCATTTTGATCCAGATATCGGCCTGAATTTTTTCCGTCATTTCCCGAATGCCGATTTGCGTATCGATAGCTTAACCATCATCAATCATACACCTTTTGAAGGGGATACGTTGTTGTATATCGACCATTTGCATGTGGTGGTTGATCTTTCTTCTCTTTGGAAAGGAAATACCTATCAGATTCGCATGGTGGAACTCGATCGCCCTTATATTCAATTGCTGGTGAATGAGCAGGGGAAGGCCAACTGGGATATTACCCAGCCCTCATCTTCAACCGAAAAGTCGACCAGCACTTCTTCATTCCGGGCGGCTTTGCAACGCTATGTCGTGCAGAATGGGCAGGTGGTATATGCCGATACTTCGCTTCGATTTTTCCTGCGTTTAAATGGACTGAATCATACCGGCAACGGTGATTTTACAAAAGAGGTGTTTAACCTGCAAACCCATTCCGATATCCAGTCGCTTTACCTGGCGTATGCGGGTATTCCTTATCTAAACCACGTACATACCCGGGTGGATGTAAACCTGCAGGTGGATGTGCCGCATCAACGGTATAGTTTTGAAAAAGGTACAGCCTATCTCAATGGATTGACGCTGCTGAGCGATGGCTTTGTAGCCCTGCCCGATACGCAGAACGTGGAGATGGATATCCGTTTTCATACGCAGCAATCCGATTTTAAGCACCTGCTTTCCTTAATTCCCGCGATTTATCAAAAAAATTTCGAACAACTCAAAGCCTCCGGAACGGCCAGCATAGAAGGTCGTATCCAGGGAGTGTATAACTATCAACGCATACCCGCCTTTTACCTGCAATTACTGGTGCAAAACGGTATGTTTCAATATCCTTCTCTACCCGATGCACTCCGACAGGTGAACATGCTTGTGGAGGTTCAAAATAAAGATGGCATACTGGATCACACCACAATCAATCTTCAACGATTACATCTGGAAATGAATCAACAACCCCTGGATGCACATCTGCTCATTACGAATCCCCAGACCAGCATGTTCATTGACGGGGCGTTGCACGGGAAACTTGATCTATCGAATATTTCGAAAATTTATCCACTCGATAAGCAAACCCGGTTGAAAGGCTTGCTGGATGCGGATGTTCAATTGAAAGGATCACTGACTTCCCTTCAACATAAACAGTATGATCAATTTCAGGCAAAAGGATATGTGCTGCTCAACAATATCAATTATCAGTCTGCTGCATTTCCACATGGACTTTCCATTCCGATAGCTAAACTTCTATTTTCTCCTGCACAGGTGACGCTATCGCAATTGCAGGCACAGATCGGAAGAACAGATATTCAAGCCAAAGGCACATTAAATCAGTTTTATGCTTACTTATTTGGCAAAGGTCCATTACAGGGTAATCTGAATCTGCGGTCCCGACTCATCGACTTGAATGAATTCATGTCAACATCACCTGAACAACGTCCAGATACCACATCGGCTGTAAAGGCCATTGTAATCCCCCGTAATGTGAATTTTACCTTAACGGCAGATATCGGTCGTTTTATTTATAGTAATTATGATGTAAAACAAATTCAGGGAAAACTGAGCATAGCGAATGGTACACTGCAATTGCAGCAGATTCAATCGCATATGCTGGGCGGCGATGTTATCCTTTCCGGGATGTATAATACCCAGGATCCTGAACGACCCGAAACGCATGTGGAACTCTCCGCAAAAGATCTGCTGATTCCGCAAGTATTGCAAACCGTAACGATAGCACAATCATTCTTGCCCTTACAACAATTAATCCAGGGAAAATTTTCTGGAAACCTATCGCTCAGCACTTTTCTTTCGGATAAATGGATGCCTATTTTATCAACAGTCAATAGTACCGGTATGCTACAGGCCGATAATTTAAATCTGTTAGAATTTATACCCTTGCAAAAGCTGGCAACAGCAACCGGCCTGGATCTACTTACAAAAACTCAATGGCCTTCTGTTCATTTTGGTTTTCATATTGATAGCGGTTATCTGTTCGTCCATCCGTTTCAATTGGTTACTGATAGCGTACAAATGACGATTGCCGGGAAGAATGGATTAAACAAACAAATCGATTATACGATACAAATGATAATTCCTGGATCAAAATTAGGAAAGGCCAATACGGCTTTGCATCAGCTTATTGACAGGGCTAATGCTGTTGCGGGTGTGCAACTGCAGTCCGGTGATAAAATTCATCTTAACGTACATCTTACCGGCACCTTATTTCAACCCCAGCTGACACTGGATCTGGCGCCCGTAACCTCCAGTGTTCAACAAGCCATTACCACAGCGGCACAGAAAAAATTTCAGGAAGAAAAACAAAAACTCATGCAACATTTGATTCCGTCCGATAGTCAGCATGTAATTCCACATGGAGGAGCTGCTTCAGATACGGTTTCCGTGAAACATGAAATTCAACAAACCATTCAGCAAACGATTCAGAAACGTTTGAATCAATTCTTAAAAAAGAAGAAGGATACGACAGGCGGGTAA